The following are encoded together in the Malaya genurostris strain Urasoe2022 chromosome 3, Malgen_1.1, whole genome shotgun sequence genome:
- the LOC131438423 gene encoding small nuclear ribonucleoprotein Sm D1: MKLVRFLMKLSHETVTIELKNGTQVHGTITGVDVAMNTHLKAVKMTIKNRDPVQLDSLSIRGNNIRYYILPDSLPLETLLIDDAPKTRAKKREANRGGQRGRGRGTRGGGRGGGPRGGRGGPRGRGRR; this comes from the exons ATGAAATTAGTAAG ATTTCTTATGAAATTAAGTCACGAGACGGTAACAATCGAGCTGAAAAATGGTACCCAGGTTCACGGAACGATTACCGGTGTTGATGTGGCGATGAACACTCATCTCAAGGCAGTCAAAATGACAATAAAAAATCGCGATCCAGTTCAGCTTGATTCACTCAGTATTAGAGGAAACAATATTCGCTACTATATTCTGCCAGACAGTTTGCCACTAGAGACTCTATTGATTGACGATGCCCCCAAGACCAGGGCTAAGAAACGAGAAGCGAACCGTGGCGGACAGCGTGGACGAGGCAGAGGAACTCGAG gaGGTGGACGTGGTGGCGGTCCCCGAGGAGGACGTGGTGGTCCTCGAGGTCGTGGAAGACGTTAA
- the LOC131436979 gene encoding cleavage and polyadenylation specificity factor subunit 5 has translation MAAQSINKTGSGWPRRTSQGTMNDISKHQANQSMTLNRTINLYPLTNYTFGTKEPLFEKDPSVPARFQRMRDEFDKIGMRRSVEGVLLVHEHGLPHVLLLQLGTTFFKLPGGELSAGEDEVEGLKRLLTETLGRQDGVKQDWIVEDTIGNWWRPNFEPPQYPYIPPHITKPKEHKRLFLVQLHEKALFAVPKNYKLVAAPLFELYDNSQGYGPIISSLPQALCRFNFIYM, from the exons ATGGCAGCCCAATCCATAAATAAGACTGGCTCCGGTTGGCCAAGGCGAACAAGCCAAGGAACAATGAACGACATCAGCAAACATCAGGCCAATCAATCAATGACTTTAAATCGGACTATCAATCT TTATCCGCTGACGAATTACACATTCGGAACCAAGGAGCCACTCTTCGAAAAGGATCCATCTGTTCCGGCACGGTTTCAAAGAATGCGAGATGAATTCGACAAAATCGGAATGCGCCGCTCAGTAGAAGGAGTTTTGCTG GTTCACGAACATGGTCTTCCACACGTGCTTCTCCTGCAACTTGGTACCACATTCTTCAAACTGCCCGGTGGCGAATTGAGTGCCGGCGAGGATGAAGTTGAAGGCTTAAAACGATTACTCACGGAG ACTCTAGGCCGGCAGGATGGCGTCAAGCAGGACTGGATCGTCGAGGACACGATTGGCAACTGGTGGCGGCCGAACTTCGAGCCACCGCAGTATCCGTACATTCCGCCGCACATCACGAAACCGAAGGAACACAAGCGCCTGTTTTTGGTACAGCTGCACGAGAAGG CCCTTTTTGCCGTACCAAAGAACTACAAGCTAGTAGCGGCCCCACTGTTCGAGCTATACGATAACTCTCAAGGATACGGACCGATCATATCATCGCTTCCGCAGGCGTTGTGTCG GTTCAACTTTATCTACATGTAA